The DNA window gcataacaaagaaaaagacaaaaaacgcggttgacaggcgcgcCAGACGAGAGGgtgacagcgtaggagaggagagagggggaggggatgcgcatgcgctggccctcatcgcagcgttgcgcaggagagaatttcggcatgtcgagcccgcatttcagaggagtcaaccgaagcaagctcTGGGCTGaatgcgcgcagcgctctaccacttgaaggaaagGAGACTAGAAGatgagagtagcgcatgcgccacgagagcagaagcgagaacgcaggagaagcgcaagcaggtgctggtagagaagtggagagggttacgcgcagctgttggagagagggaaggaggagagtcacgCATGCGTAGTCTGAGTGCGGACTACGCCGCGGCACATACCCCCGAACAGTGAACACTGCATACCGAGGAAATTGGGCTAAAGGTGTTTCAGTGCACCTGACGAGGGCCCAACTTCCCTTCGGTAGTTCAGGCACATGTTGCAGCGTAAAATTTACACAATTGTTATTCAGTGATTTTAGACACATTTATATACTTTAAAAAAACGTTTTAAGTGCAGATATTACAAAAGTGTGGTTTTGCAAGCAGGGTGGATAGGCCCTGAATAGGTAGTATCGCAGCATTGCAGGCCCGTTCTGCAGTGAAACCACTGTTTCAGTCAGGTTACATGGGCAAAATACATCTTGTTTATATTGAATACCTCGAAATTTCTGAAATTTTTAATTTGTGTGGAAGCAagttcaaatactgtaatattccttcAAATGTTTGAAGCACTTGAACCACATTGGAAGGTATTTATTGGTAGCTACCTTATTGGTCCTTATCATGTCAATAACAGCACACTTGTTGAAATAATGACGCACAATCATACAAAGCATGGATTCTCATATTTTCGTGCATTTGCGGAGTTTCATGTTTCTTTACATCTGAAAAGGGTGTGTTATTGCTGTAGTTGTGATGGCTCCTGATATGAAGGGGCGGGTTGTACGTCAGAAAATGTGATATACCGTGCATGTCATTATGGGGCCAAGCGTTAATTCCTCACACATGGCTGTCTTCTCGATCGCTGGCAATTTCAGGCGCCCAAACGAGCCCGCATCACAGGCCCCGACTCCGGAGACAAAGCGGCAGCGCCTGCTCCGGTGAAGCGGACCAGCGCGGCCATCCTCGCTGAGAAGATCCGCCTGCAAAAGCTAGAGGTGGAAATGCGGCTACGTTTGCAGGAGTTGAAGCAGAACTCGCTTGCAAAGTCTTCCTCAACGACGACCCCAGCGGTTACAGTGGCGGCGGTAGCCACGACGACCATGCAGTCCGCGACTTCCGAGGCTCCGTCGAAGACGGTGGTTGCGCCCGTCGCCTCCTCACCGAGGCCGGAGTCGCCACTGTCATCGCCGTCCAGAGCAGCGGCGTCAAGGACTGTCGTGGTCTCGAAGGCTACTGGAAAAGTTGCGCCGGTGACGCCGACAAAGACGACTGGCCAAGGCCAGGCCGCCACTGTTGGTGCAGAAGCAGCAGTTGCAGCCGTACCGACTGTCACCGTCACAATCACTGTGGGCAACAACGTAAGCAATGGGATGCATACAGCACTCTTTCCTAAAGGGGGGGACACTACTCTTAAAAAtgtatttcttgatcgattttgatgaaactgtgagtttatgtatatttgtgggCTGATttcaaatacagtagactctcagtaaacggaaatctgttaaacatatatatcaaaacgtttattgagggaaaaaagaaaagaaaaaagtgtttagggagcgggtgggtggggcccctattccagggctccactggcttgagcggcccgccgcgcctggtcgaggagtgctagttgcaccacccgatccccgctggcgagcaaagtctcccactgctcccttccggaaattttgccggctatttgcggcgagttaatttcgggtggcctgttctggcaatcccacgttatgtgggcgagagtgggcctgcctccgcaccacgaacagctatcgctgtacattgtggggtgaatggcatgtttcaaagaaaggttcggatatgtatgtgtttgtatgcggcgccagtcgtaagagtcccgcccggatagatcagggtggggtggactgtactgtcgtcgctcaagccgttggtgctcaaggatgtctcgcggtaagaaagggctttcgtcggagtggtcggccgctcggttgataaaagcacgagctgcgccgtccgctctctcattgccatcgagtcctgcgtgagccgggcaccagatgatcgcatggtcctgcgttaggtcgggtcctaataggcgaatggtgctgtgtggtagtctcccggtgagaaagagtctacatgcgaccttggaatcggtaagaataagtgatgattgtcccaggatatccttagttttaatagctagcgcgatggctgaagcttctgcggtattcgcggacgcagctcgagtagtggcgcatgtcagaagcccttgacctgcggccgctcctacgactgcgagggcgtacttgttggtaccggatcgggcgacatctgtgtacaccgtgtcaggatttcccccgaattgccgctgtaacttgcgagctcgagcgcttctacgacctttgtggtattgtgggctcatgtttttgggaataggggctactaagatcctttcacgtacctgtttagccatggactccagttcttctcccgcatactgaggacgagatgggtaacctacacggcatagcaattttcttccaggagtggttaagctaagcctttcgcgttgagaaatgagcactgccgcgcgtagctcctcataattattgtggataCCGAGGGCTTCTAGGCGTTCAGTGGATGTTCCGATAGGTAGGCCGAGAGCCGCTTTGTACGATGTTCGGATCAATGCATCTAGGGCCTTTAGATCTGTCTTATTGGGGTCCTGGAAAGGAAGACTATATGTCAGCCGACTGAGGACAAAGCCTGAACAAGCCGGAGCGTCTCAGCTTCCTTGAAACCTTTTCGGTGATAGGTGACTCTATAAATCATACGGGAGATCTGCTTCACCGTTGTTCGGAGAGTTTTGATTGTGTGGTCCACTCGCTTGTTACTCTGAAGCCAGAGTCCGAGGACTCGCATTTTCTGGACCTCTTTTATCTGGTAGTCTCCTAGAAAGAGGTTGACCGGCTCGTGAATTCTACGGCCTCGGCCTCGGATTCTAATAAATTCAGATTTTTCGGGGCACAGCTCAttccgctgcggcgagcgaagttTTCAACAGCGGTCACTGCGTCTGGTAGGATTTGTTCTTTTTGTCCTAAAGAGCCACTGGCGGCCCATAGGGTAACGTCGTCCGCATATAACGCATACCCTAGCCCTGGAATGCCGTCGAGGTATTTGGCTAAGCGTCTCATGCCGATGTTAAAGAGAAGGGGGGAGAGTATCGCCCCCTGCGGTGTACCTTTATTGGGCATGTGGAAAGGAGCTGAGCGCGTAGTGCCTATGCCTATTGTAGCAGTGCGAGCGGTCAGGAAAGAGCGGACGTAGTTATAGATTTTTTGCCCACAACCGATGTCAATTAGCTCAGATAAGATGAGCTCATGTGACATAGTGTCGAATGCGCTTTTCAAATCAAGAGCTACGACGAGATGCTCTGTACCAACCGTGGTATTGCAAAGGACCTCCTCCCGAAGGAGTAGGAAAACGTCCTGCGTTGATAAATGttggcgaaatccaaacatgttaGTTGGAAAAAGGTTTCGATCTTCGATGTAAGACGTGAGACGTGTGTGAATCACCTTTTCAAATAATTTGCCAAGGCAGGATGTTAGTGATATTGGTCTGAGATTTTGTAGGGCGTGGGTTTTCCTGGTTTCGGAATAACGACAATTTTGGCTTCCTTCCAATGTTGTGGAACCAAGCCTCCCTCCCATACCTGTTCATTAAAATACCGAGTAAGCTGTTCGATGTGTTCGTCGCTCAGGTTCCGTATTATAGCGTTTGTTAACTGATCAGGTCCGGGGCAGTATTGCGCTTTGCTGCTTGGGCTGCATCAAATAGGTCTGTCCTGGTTATCGGTGCGTCGAGCGCTGCATTTTCTTGCCCTCGGTATGGTAAGGTGCACGGGGGAGTGGTGACCAGGCCTAGATACTTCTCTCGGAGCTTAGTCAGGAGAGCGTCATCTGTTCCTGGAAATTCTTCGGCGAGCTTTTTGAGAGTGCGGTTTTGCGGCCGTTTTGGTTTTACCAGGTTCCATTATGCTGCGCAGTATTGCCCATGTCTTGGAGGTGTGTAATGTTTCGCGAAGTGAGTCGCAAAAACACGCCCAGCTGGCTGTCTCCAACTGCTGTGCGTAAGCGTTTGCCCGTTCGGATATCTCCGCAATTCTGTGGCGCAGCTTTCGATTAAgtcgctgtttcttccatcgtttGGTCAGCCCTCTCCTGGCTTCCACATATGTAGCAGATGGCTGTCGACTACCGGGGTTTCCACTGTGAGCGCTACCCGCTTAGAAGTTGCTTTGTGAGCCTCTCGTATGTGCGTTGCCCAGTCTTCAGCGCTATCGGGTATAATATCAGGCATGGGCACTTTACGATAATTTTCCCAGTCTGTGATTACCACATGCCCACAGGATTGCCGAATTTTCGGAGAGGCTATCGACACGCTCAAGATATAATGGTCACTGCCTAGATTCTCTCCTAGGTTGTTCCAGAACACCTCGTCGATATTGCTTATGAATGCAAGATCAGGAAAGTGTCTGCACTAACGCTGTTGCCCAGTCTCGTCGGGTGTTGTGGGAGTACGATAAGTTGGAGGCCCTGCGCGTCAACCGCTCGCTCGAGTTCGCGGCCTTTGGGAGTATCTCTTCGGTAACCCCAGGTAGTGTGAggggcattgaagtccccaagtagTAGTAGTCGATCCTGGTGCTGGAATTACTCTTGGCATACCGAATGAGTGCCTCAAAATCGGCCTTCTTTTGTTTAGGTGGGCTATAAACGTTAATGATTATGGTTTGGCTTTGGTACGCTTTTGCGGGTAATATTCTTACGATTTGGTGGTTGATGTTACTAGTTACCATATAATCTATACTAGTCGCTATGTCCTTGAGAACCAACGTTGCGACTTTAGGGTATATTGGATTCGATATCGTGTAGTAGCCGCTCAATTGACGGGCTTGTTACCGATCTCTGTAGACAAATGACATCAGGTTTGACTGGCGCCGTATTAAGAAATTGTTGCAGAGCCGCCGCCCGTTTGTGGAAGGTGcggcaattccattgccaaatttcGAGATAGTCGAGGTGTGCTCGTGTTCTACTCGCCATGAATAGTGCTTTCGCTCTCTGATGTTGGGAGCGGCTTCGAACGACGAATAGACGGAGCACCCTGGCTGCTTTTTGTTCGTTTAAGAGCCACGGTCCTTATGCTGGCGATGGATTCATCGACATAACTTTTTAGACTTTGGAATTCTGCATACATCTGCTGCTGAAAACTTTGCATGCTTTGTAGTTGCTGCACTACTTGTTGTAATGTGCCTTCCATAGTATTTGGTGTCGTTGTAACCTGGCCAGGCGTGCAGGCCGCTTTAGCAAGTGTTGTTTTGTTCGGTTCCGTACCGCGGTTAGCTTTGAGGGAGGCCAACTCTCGTTTCATTTCTTCCAAGCTCTCACGGAGGAGCTTGTTTTCGTTAACGATTTTTTGATACTCGGGATTTGCCGTATTGGAGCAGCGGGAGAAGCGATTCGTGCATAGCTCACCTCATCATAACAGGCGCTTGCTTGGTCGCAAAGCCGGAAGCCCCGATTTAGGAGATTTGGGTGAGTGGGAATGAGGTGGGGTGTTGCGATTAGAATTCTTCCGTGTCCGGGATCCGGATCTCGATCTGGAACTAGATCTGGAACTTGGGCGAGTCCCAGGCAGCTCTGGCCATTGGTCCGGTGCAGATTCTCCATCGTCGGAACTCAACCAACGAAGGCGTTGAGGTGGCTTCATGGAGGTGTCATTCTGGGCAGGCTGGTGCGAGCTACCCTTCGGAGTTCTGTTTCGTTGAGGTTTGAGCCGTTTCCCTACAACTTCGGTCTCCTGTCAAGTGACCCTCgccacaagctgcacacttgGGAGTGCAATCGTGTCCGGCTACAGGGTCCCGTTGTCCACATACGTGACACACTGGAGTGTCCGGCTGGGGGCCGACGTCCGATCGATGACCCACTTGATGGCACACTTTGCAGACCTGAGTGGTTACTTTGTAGGAATAGCAGGGAAGTTCTCCGCCGTTGTAATAGACGTATCGAGGTGTAATCCCTCCAAAAAGGTGATAACGGCCGTTTGGTGTTCCGAAACATGCGTGCTTGGAGAATTTCGACCCCTGTGTGCGTACTCGTAGATTGGCTTTTAGTGCTTCAGGCGTCGTGTGTGGGTCCAAGCCATGAATTACGCCCTTGGTTGTCCCTTCACTTGTCGCTACGTAGGCATTGACTGAGTGTGGCCGTCCGTTTATGCTTAGTGTGGTAAGGCGTCTAACGTGGTCCGCCACTGTCTGGTGTGGCGTCGACACAATAAAGATGTTGGAGCCTGGCTTGATTCTGAGCAAGAATTGGTCACCTGATATTTGTCCGCCGCAAGCAGCAATCACGGCATCCGCCAGTAGTGGACTTGTCAAATTCTTGACCGGTAGCCCCTGATGTGGTCGCACCACTATCTTAAAATCGTCCTTGGGCAATGGGGGTAGCCGCCTGTAGGTTGGTTTGTGTTTAGGTTTTCCGGTTGCTTCACCAGTGGAAGCTTGTTGGTGGTTCAAGGTCCCCGAAAAATCCACTGATTTGGCCTTCTTCTCTTTTGCAAGAGCTTTTTTCTTCCGCAGAGTGAGCACCGTCTGCCAGGCTCCATCCGCTTGGTGTTGACTGTCGATCCCAGCGTTCTGATCGCTGGGTCCACTTGGCGTTGGGAAACTGTGAGCTGCGGAGTCTTGAAAATCCATGTTATCAAGGTCTTGGCGTTGCGTGTCCATCATCTTCGAGGGTCCGGGACGCGCAGTTGCGTCGGGGGGGTCATTCGCAAGAGCCACCGAGCGCGCGCACGACGCACACACCAGCGTTCCAGCGGCCGCCTACATGGCGGCAATGGCCTTCCCGAGCTCGCACAAGAGGAAAGTGCGTTGGCGCTTTTAAACAAAACTTTCCAGTCACTTACAACCGTGGTCGGTATCAGTCGATGCGGAACAACTTCAAAAAGTCAAGACGACTGTCGAAATTGGTCGCACACGCAATCTTCCGCCAAAAAACTGGAAAATTCGCAGAGCACATGCGGTCACGACAGTACTGGTCGGCGCCACCTAACCCTGTTaaacagaactgctgcttaaacggaacaactgcatctaatataacTGGTTTCATATttggattctgcactcctgttcatctctcagtaaacggaactcctgttaaatggaacacatttccttggtcccttcaggttccgtttaacgagagtctactgtatacaaTTATTTTCCTGGTATAATGAGTAGTattcaaaatacaaaatatttcatgtgccttttcgggagcaagatttttttctgTACTGAGGGAGGTACAaggtaaatcagcatatcacaataatctggattgagaactgtgtgcagtgcaacaaaatggATGTTCTACacccatttgaacaaaatttGTGACATGTTGAACATTCGTGAGTGGGTAAATTTCAAGCTGGGATGTCACTCGCATATGTTCAAcatgccataacttttgttctaatgggtctAGAACATCAATTTTTGTTGCACTGGACACAGTTCTAATTGCAAATTATTCTGGCATGCTAGTTTACTTTTAACTCTCACAGTTTggaaaaaatcttgcccccaaaaggcacatgaaatatctCTTATTTTGAAAACTACTGATTATATTAGCAAAACAATTgcatatatttgaaatcagcactcAAATATACATCAACTTTTGAAGTCTCATCAAAATCAATAAACAAACCACCAACCAGTCTTTATGGTGCCCGTTTTCTTTAGTGCAGCGGAGGCTTACCGATCAGCGTGTCTAATCATGGAAGTATCTAATCACAGTACTTGGAATACATTGCTTGGAATTTCTGTTTCTTGATTATTctcattctttatttttgttcttcCAAATTTTGGGTTGCCAAGTTGGAGGTGCAGCTCTTACACGGCTCAGTACGGTAGTTTTGTGAACAGAACTCACACTCGATTCCTGACATATCGCGGAGTatagatagtttttttttttttaacaacagAGCTTTAAGGTCAAGGTCAGGCCGTGCAGAGGGAATAAAAACTATCAccaccatggtcggcctctaccTTCTAGCGCGTTTCTCGGCTGCCGCGCACTCTCTCCGTCCTCATCTTGATCTTCTTTTTCACCTCCAAAACACGTGTGCCGGTTTGTACAGCTTGGGATGCAGCGACTCAGATGGGCGAGAAAACGCGTACGAGAGacggaaaagagaaagagagaaatagaaaggaaggggataaagacacgaaaaagagatagaaaagggaGAGAgacaaggcagaaagagaaagaaatagaaagagaacgagataaaaaaaaagagagagagagagaagcatacCATAGCCACATATAGTACAGCATAATAAGTTGGTtcaaaagagaagtgagggtaaaAAAGAGGGGAACGTTACCAGCTTCCTCTTGCCTCGATCTTCAcaccactagtgcatagctgccccaattttaatttttttttttatatgaccAGCCAACTATCACTTGATTGAACTTCAGCAACCTGTTCTCTAATAGGCTGGTGCTGTCTGCTGCGTGACGTGGCGATTGTTTTTGAGCCTCACGGCAGCATTCGCTTGTCTTGCAGAACGAGTCCAGCAGCAACGAGCCGGCAGTTTGCCGACACCGGACTGCCATGGAGGCCATGTTCCTTGAACACTGCGAGAAGCAGCTGCAGACGAGCTATCCCTACGTTGGACTCTCTTCATCGGAGTTCTCGTTACCCCAGAAGGACGCACTAAAGGTTTGTTCTCTTGAGTTCTGCCTTTGTAATATGTATTTCGTAACTGATGTATATGTTGcgtttgtatttattttaggaGCAATGTATTCTATCTTACTTTATTTTGTTGTCGACATTTGTAACataatacagtagaatctcgatgatacgatcacggctaatacgaatttcgggatgatacgaatttttctgtggtcccggccaaggcccattaatttacaacgtgcttgagtacggttgttacgaactgatttttgacccgcgtcgtttgatacgaataaacgccgccccacccaacgcaacgttggccccaccgacggccgcggaagatagcagcgtgcacttacggcgctggaatgcgtgcggcgccgccggtttggcacgttgccagcgccgccggcgagcagcgcgcgacagcctccaagatctgcgtgtatcggaggccggagtgtgccttttgctttctcttgaagattacagatggcgctggccacgtttttttttttttcttggtgcggaggcaggccggcaggcggagacgccggagagggagaggcacggcccgcgggagcttctttcttctatgcgtgccgtcggacggagtggttgtcgttgctgtgctcgagcccgcgttcttgcttgttgtgattgtgccttttttgccgagtggcagcaagctatgtctcgcaagcggaaagccctctcctttaaggagaaactggacattcttcgaaaggtcgatgaggatcccaaaagaaaacgcacggagttggctaaggagctaggcctcgcaacgtcgacattaagcacaattgttggacagcgggactcaataatgaagaatgtgctttcattcaacgtcaacgcgaggcaagcgaagacagcccaacacgtgaagcttgaagaagctcttctgacctggtttaaggaggttactgcagctggtgtgaacatcgatggcaaagtgttgcgtgagaaagccgacgagatcgcacttgctctgcgcatcgacggatttcaggcctcaggtgggtggctgcaccgtttcaagacgagacacggtctcgtttacaaaagcgtctgtggggaagcgaagaaggctgacgagaccgttgttagcgactggctcgcgaagctgcagtcactcatctctgggtatgagcctcgtgatgtttttaacgcagacgaggctggcctgttttttaaccttcagcctgagaagagcctttgcttaaaaggcgaagcgtgccaaggaggcaagaaaagcaaagagcgaataacggtgcttttgtgctgtaacgccgacgggtcggagaaacttaagctgacggtaattggcaaatcccaaaagcctcggtgtttcaagcgcgagagccatttgccgtgcgtctatcgcgcaaacaaaaaggcgtggatgacggcggccctgttcgaagaatttctgtcgctccttgacagaaggatggcctgcaagaatcggaagattgttttgattcttgaccagtgcgccgcccacccgaggcaagtaacgctccaaaacgtcaaactgatctttttgcccgcgaacacgacgacgcacctgcaaccgcttgacgctggaataataaaaaacctcaagcatcatttcaagggccttcttgtgcgccgcctacttgccaatattgacagaaaacacgaaggcgacctgcgaataagcctcctggacgccatccattttatcgctatggcttgggatcgagtaacgccgactaccatagcaaactgctttgcgaaatgcggcttcttcaggagttccgaagaggtgccctcagagcaggaagagccaattgagggttgggaactgcttgatgctgggtgtacagctgaagacttctgcacggcggatgacaacctcgccacttgtggtgcgcgcacggtggaggatattgttgaggaggccacatgcgaggtttgcgattccagcgatgatggcgacaacatagacgagggcgatggtgaaggaccaccaccggcggctgaaacgctgcacgcgctcgacgtcctgaggcgtgctatgggccgctgatgaaatcagcgacgacaccgtgcacgcgtttttacggatttcaaagaagtctgctgagtgacttcgcgaaaaaaaagaagcagaagacattagagattttttctgcaagaaataatgttttttttatgtgttcctaaaaatgagtttgcctctgactgttaatttagctagttttacatgtgtttccggtgatacgaatttcggctaatacgaatatttttcgtgaccccgcgggattcgtatcatcgagattctactgtagtgccatctgcaacttaaagttcttcatctttaattcctcacttcatgacttatgcataattaccacactgaaaattaagcccagcattatggctgaAAAATCAACTTGAAATCAGGCAATCACatgcttaaggggggacatggcaatgggaatggtaaatttggtcaaattgttcaatttttcaattatttttttctgcaatcctgagACCACGTTTTa is part of the Rhipicephalus sanguineus isolate Rsan-2018 unplaced genomic scaffold, BIME_Rsan_1.4 Seq781, whole genome shotgun sequence genome and encodes:
- the LOC119378321 gene encoding rho family-interacting cell polarization regulator 1, whose protein sequence is APKRARITGPDSGDKAAAPAPVKRTSAAILAEKIRLQKLEVEMRLRLQELKQNSLAKSSSTTTPAVTVAAVATTTMQSATSEAPSKTVVAPVASSPRPESPLSSPSRAAASRTVVVSKATGKVAPVTPTKTTGQGQAATVGAEAAVAAVPTVTVTITVGNNNESSSNEPAVCRHRTAMEAMFLEHCEKQLQTSYPYVGLSSSEFSLPQKDALKVQ